One window of Flavobacteriales bacterium genomic DNA carries:
- a CDS encoding amino acid adenylation domain-containing protein — MSKQPRPIPDHVFAFFEHSAAAQPDAPALTGNGTSLTYGELAGKVDQLAAHLQHQGIKPGANVGLCLERSAELITSVLGILKAGAAYVPIDPAYPKDRIALMLQDARPPMVVTDREHAHLFPGNIKLLLIDELDLSKRVAFEGKCPAGPNDLCYILFTSGSTGRPKGVAMHHAPLVNLIQWQLRTSVLKEGSKTLQFAPISFDVSFQEIFTTFAQCGTLVMITDEDRLNSTQLLRKIISQRINRVIVPFVALQYLAEAVQRTGEVPSSLREVFTSGEQLKITPAVINLFKQLPGCRFCNQYGPTEGHVVSELELKGDPTSWPPLPSIGKAIDNVKLLVLDDAMHPVEKGVEGELYLGGACVATGYIGRDDLTAERFVADPFTAGGRSYRTGDRAVEMADGNIDYKGRMDGQVKVRGYRIELGEVEVALEKHDSIEQAVATVREDIPGLKRLVGYYVATKALSTNDLRSHLGALLPDYMVPSAFVAVTIMPRTPSGKIDRKVLPAPDVKRPDLDVVFVRPTTQLQEAIAAVWANLLGVDKVGIDDNFFDLGGNSLLSIQCVAQLETRGFALPIVKLYQHPTIRACTEYLEGGDGGISPAEMARVRFSSNKSKERGEIAIVGMSGRFPGAENTEQLWRNLIEKKNSVSTWTLDEIDPSIPDTVKNDPDYVPARGVITDADKFDAGFFGVNPRVAALMDPQQRVFMETAWAALEDAAYDPAQFAGLIGVYAGMGNNTYFTRNVIGHPELIEQVGDFQVMTGNEKDYIATRLAFEFNLRGPALSIHTACSTSLVAIAQAAKALRDGECDMALAGGIAITVPIKSGVTYNEGGMYSPDGSTRTFDAEGKGTSFSDGVGIIVLKRLDDAIRDHDHIYATVKGSALNNDGSDKASFTAPSVRGQAEVIAMAHADAGVKPQEISYVETHGTATPLGDPIEVEALTLAFRPGSDDQKIRKSENGDTHICAIGSIKSNMGHLTAAAGVAGVIKTALALKEGVIPSNVGFETPNPAIDFANSPFRVANENIAWRRTTKPRVAGVSAFGVGGTNAHVILGEAPLPDPSSAGRDKQLFLLSAKTKTSLDAMTENFRTWLEMHPEASLADASFTLMEGRRSFKHRRLIVGGTHQEVIDAIAKKDTNLMGTRELHEAAPGVVFMFPGQGAQYVGMGRELYASEPVFAQHFDQCCTLFAKALDTDLKAIIFPASGKEEEAAEQLKQTVHTQASLFTVQYSLAKLWMHWGITPQAMMGHSIGEFAAACLAGVFSLEDAITLVANRGRMMQELPSGSMLSVRAAEADIAKRLPAGCSIAANNGPQLCVASGPKEAISEFQAELEKEEISCKLLMTSHAFHSPMMDPLVAPYKRVVDDVALNTPRIPIISTVTAEWLKDEEATSAKYWSDHLRATVRFAQAVQFAWQDADRVMLEVGPRTTATTLARQQSADPKRQVAVPSMGSASGNGEELTALLRAVGWLWQSGVEIDRKAFFEREVRHRISLPTYAFERVRHWVDPVSMIAAGGHAIASTTIEAPVPNGLDANLSPKEHLIQQIKTLLEESSGLELAETAPEDTFLEMGLDSLFLTQVATSLSRKFGVKISFRQLNEDLPNLDKLADFLLPHVKEGAAAIAKTVTGNTSASNVDAMEDAPELKKVFGAQARIQKEKVDDFTPEQRAWYNDVEKRYIAKTAKSKTFTQENRGPMADPRVVTGFKPQTKELVYQVVVDRSEGCHLWDIDGNEYVDILSGFGSSMFGYMPDFIKKECHAQLDAGIEIGPMHPLAADVSKLLCELTGQDRAAVCNTGSEAVLGAMRMARTVTGRSLIIAFSGSYHGINDEVIVRGSKSHKSYAGAPGIMPEAVENMLILDYGTPESLEIIKQRCHEAAAVLVEPVQSRRMEFRPVDFLREVRAVTKQHGAALIFDEVITGFRMHPGGAQALFGIKADIGTYGKVIGGGMPIGAMIGSRPWMDALDGGPWQFGDDSVPEAGVTYFAGTFVRHPLTMAAAKASLVHMKEEGPALQERLNTMTEDMVERANVLFDQYQLPYRWVNFGSAFKTKYDESVAYPEFFFLLMRLHGVHVLDFPHFLTTAHTAADVEFILYALDRTCNELRASGFMPERTYPIEVVNNTLNGHARKLSERVLEAGEPPVPGARIGRTPKGEPGWFIPNEKEPGKYVMLVTEEKQ; from the coding sequence ATGTCTAAACAACCTAGGCCCATCCCCGATCACGTTTTTGCCTTCTTTGAGCATTCTGCGGCCGCACAACCCGACGCTCCGGCCTTGACCGGCAATGGAACCTCCTTGACCTACGGCGAATTGGCCGGAAAAGTGGACCAACTGGCAGCGCACCTCCAGCATCAGGGCATCAAGCCCGGGGCCAATGTGGGCTTGTGTTTGGAGCGCTCCGCGGAACTCATCACCAGTGTATTGGGCATCCTCAAGGCAGGTGCCGCTTATGTGCCCATCGACCCGGCCTATCCCAAGGACCGGATCGCCTTGATGTTGCAAGATGCGCGACCGCCGATGGTGGTCACCGACCGGGAACACGCCCACCTTTTCCCAGGCAACATCAAATTGCTCCTGATCGACGAGCTCGACCTCTCGAAGCGTGTCGCATTCGAAGGGAAATGCCCCGCGGGGCCGAATGACCTGTGCTATATCCTCTTCACGTCGGGAAGCACCGGCCGCCCGAAAGGCGTGGCGATGCACCACGCGCCGCTGGTCAATTTGATCCAATGGCAATTACGGACGTCGGTGCTGAAGGAAGGCTCGAAAACCTTGCAGTTCGCGCCCATCAGCTTCGACGTGAGTTTCCAAGAGATCTTCACCACGTTCGCCCAATGCGGCACGCTGGTGATGATCACGGACGAGGACAGGTTGAACTCGACCCAATTGCTCCGGAAGATCATCTCCCAAAGGATCAACAGGGTCATTGTGCCGTTCGTCGCACTCCAGTATTTGGCCGAGGCCGTTCAGCGCACCGGTGAAGTCCCCTCGTCCCTGCGTGAAGTATTCACCAGCGGCGAGCAATTGAAGATCACCCCTGCGGTGATCAACCTTTTCAAGCAGCTGCCCGGTTGCCGCTTCTGCAACCAGTACGGCCCCACCGAGGGCCATGTGGTGAGCGAACTTGAACTAAAAGGCGACCCCACATCCTGGCCGCCCCTTCCCTCCATCGGGAAAGCGATCGACAATGTGAAGCTCCTCGTCCTGGACGATGCCATGCATCCCGTGGAAAAGGGCGTGGAAGGAGAACTCTACCTGGGCGGCGCATGCGTGGCTACCGGATATATCGGTCGCGACGACCTGACGGCTGAACGCTTCGTTGCCGACCCGTTCACAGCGGGGGGCCGATCGTACCGGACGGGAGACCGCGCGGTGGAAATGGCCGATGGTAACATCGACTACAAGGGTCGCATGGACGGACAGGTAAAGGTGCGCGGATACCGCATTGAACTTGGCGAGGTGGAAGTAGCGCTGGAAAAACACGACAGTATTGAACAGGCCGTAGCCACGGTGCGTGAGGATATTCCGGGACTGAAAAGGCTTGTGGGCTATTACGTGGCCACGAAAGCGCTTTCCACGAACGACCTGCGGAGCCACCTGGGGGCTTTGCTGCCGGATTACATGGTGCCGTCCGCGTTCGTGGCCGTGACCATAATGCCCCGCACGCCCAGCGGCAAGATCGACCGCAAGGTCTTACCGGCACCCGATGTGAAGCGACCGGACCTGGACGTGGTTTTCGTACGGCCCACCACCCAGCTCCAAGAAGCCATCGCCGCCGTTTGGGCCAACCTGCTTGGCGTGGACAAGGTGGGCATTGACGATAACTTCTTCGACCTTGGCGGAAATTCCCTACTGAGCATCCAATGCGTAGCCCAACTGGAAACGCGCGGATTCGCCCTCCCCATCGTGAAACTCTATCAGCACCCTACTATCCGCGCCTGCACCGAGTATCTGGAAGGTGGCGACGGCGGTATCTCCCCGGCGGAAATGGCCCGGGTCCGGTTTTCTTCGAACAAGTCGAAAGAGCGCGGCGAGATCGCTATCGTGGGCATGAGCGGCCGCTTCCCCGGCGCGGAGAACACCGAGCAACTTTGGCGGAACTTGATCGAAAAGAAGAACAGCGTCTCAACGTGGACACTCGACGAGATCGACCCTTCCATCCCGGATACGGTGAAGAACGACCCGGACTATGTGCCCGCTCGTGGCGTGATCACGGATGCGGACAAGTTCGACGCCGGATTCTTCGGTGTCAATCCCCGCGTGGCGGCCTTGATGGACCCGCAGCAGCGGGTGTTCATGGAGACCGCTTGGGCCGCCTTGGAGGACGCCGCTTATGATCCCGCACAGTTCGCCGGCTTGATCGGCGTGTACGCCGGCATGGGCAACAACACCTATTTCACCCGCAACGTGATCGGCCATCCGGAGCTGATCGAACAGGTGGGCGATTTCCAAGTGATGACCGGCAATGAGAAGGACTACATCGCAACGCGGTTGGCCTTCGAGTTCAACCTGCGCGGCCCGGCGTTGAGCATCCACACGGCGTGCAGTACCTCGCTCGTGGCGATCGCCCAGGCCGCCAAAGCCCTGCGCGATGGCGAATGCGACATGGCGCTCGCGGGCGGCATCGCGATCACCGTGCCCATCAAAAGCGGCGTCACATACAACGAGGGCGGTATGTACAGCCCTGATGGCAGCACCCGCACCTTCGATGCTGAAGGCAAGGGGACGAGCTTCAGCGACGGCGTGGGCATCATCGTACTCAAGCGCTTGGACGATGCCATTCGCGACCATGACCACATCTACGCCACTGTAAAGGGCAGCGCGCTGAACAACGACGGCAGCGACAAGGCGAGCTTCACAGCGCCCAGCGTGCGCGGACAGGCCGAGGTGATCGCCATGGCCCACGCCGACGCTGGCGTAAAGCCACAGGAGATCTCCTACGTGGAAACGCACGGCACGGCGACACCATTGGGCGACCCCATCGAAGTGGAGGCATTGACCCTGGCATTCCGCCCTGGATCAGATGATCAGAAAATCAGAAAATCAGAAAATGGGGATACGCACATCTGTGCGATCGGCTCGATCAAGAGCAACATGGGGCACCTTACCGCAGCCGCCGGTGTGGCGGGCGTGATCAAGACCGCACTGGCACTGAAGGAGGGCGTGATCCCTTCCAACGTCGGCTTTGAAACGCCGAACCCGGCCATCGACTTTGCTAACAGCCCCTTCCGTGTGGCCAATGAGAACATCGCTTGGAGACGGACCACCAAGCCCCGGGTGGCCGGTGTTTCAGCGTTCGGTGTAGGCGGCACCAATGCGCATGTGATCCTTGGGGAAGCACCACTGCCCGATCCTTCCAGTGCTGGTCGCGACAAGCAACTCTTCCTGCTGAGCGCGAAAACCAAGACCAGTTTGGATGCCATGACCGAGAATTTCCGCACATGGCTGGAAATGCACCCCGAGGCCTCATTGGCGGACGCTTCCTTCACATTGATGGAAGGACGCCGCTCCTTCAAACACCGGCGCTTGATCGTCGGCGGCACGCACCAAGAGGTGATCGATGCGATCGCCAAGAAGGACACGAATTTGATGGGCACGCGCGAGCTGCACGAAGCGGCACCGGGCGTGGTCTTCATGTTCCCCGGCCAAGGCGCGCAGTATGTGGGCATGGGCCGCGAGCTGTATGCCAGCGAACCTGTGTTCGCACAGCATTTCGACCAGTGCTGCACGCTCTTTGCGAAAGCCCTGGACACGGACCTGAAGGCGATCATATTCCCCGCCTCCGGCAAGGAGGAAGAGGCTGCGGAACAGCTCAAACAGACGGTGCATACACAGGCTTCGCTCTTTACCGTCCAATACAGCTTGGCCAAGCTCTGGATGCATTGGGGCATCACGCCGCAAGCGATGATGGGCCACAGCATCGGGGAATTCGCGGCCGCCTGTTTGGCCGGCGTCTTTTCCTTGGAAGATGCCATCACCTTGGTGGCGAACCGTGGCCGCATGATGCAGGAACTCCCTTCAGGAAGCATGCTCAGCGTGCGTGCTGCGGAGGCCGACATCGCAAAGCGCCTGCCAGCCGGATGCAGCATTGCGGCCAACAACGGCCCGCAGTTATGCGTGGCCAGCGGACCGAAGGAGGCCATATCGGAGTTCCAAGCGGAACTGGAGAAGGAGGAGATCAGCTGCAAGTTGCTGATGACCAGCCACGCTTTCCACAGCCCGATGATGGACCCCTTGGTGGCACCGTACAAGCGCGTTGTGGATGACGTGGCCCTGAACACACCACGCATCCCCATCATCAGCACGGTCACGGCCGAGTGGCTGAAGGATGAAGAAGCCACGAGCGCCAAGTATTGGAGCGACCATCTGCGGGCCACGGTGCGTTTCGCACAAGCCGTGCAATTCGCATGGCAGGACGCGGACCGCGTAATGCTCGAAGTGGGCCCACGCACCACCGCTACCACGCTGGCACGCCAGCAAAGCGCCGATCCGAAGCGACAGGTCGCCGTGCCGTCGATGGGATCCGCTTCCGGGAACGGCGAGGAACTCACCGCATTGCTGCGCGCTGTCGGCTGGCTATGGCAGAGCGGGGTGGAGATCGACCGGAAGGCATTCTTCGAGCGCGAAGTGCGCCACCGCATTTCGCTGCCCACCTATGCGTTCGAGCGCGTGCGCCACTGGGTGGACCCCGTGTCCATGATCGCTGCCGGTGGACATGCCATTGCGAGCACCACCATCGAGGCACCGGTGCCGAACGGCTTGGACGCCAACCTTTCGCCCAAGGAGCATTTGATCCAACAGATCAAAACACTGCTGGAGGAAAGCTCCGGTCTGGAATTGGCCGAGACCGCCCCCGAGGACACCTTCCTCGAGATGGGACTTGACTCGCTGTTCCTCACGCAGGTGGCCACATCGCTCAGCCGCAAGTTCGGCGTGAAGATCAGCTTCCGGCAACTGAACGAGGACTTGCCGAACTTGGACAAGCTCGCGGATTTCCTGCTGCCCCATGTGAAAGAAGGAGCCGCCGCGATCGCAAAAACCGTCACCGGCAACACATCCGCTTCCAATGTGGACGCCATGGAGGACGCGCCCGAATTGAAGAAAGTCTTCGGCGCACAGGCACGCATCCAGAAGGAAAAAGTGGACGACTTCACGCCGGAACAGCGTGCCTGGTACAACGACGTCGAAAAGCGCTACATCGCGAAGACCGCGAAGAGCAAGACCTTCACGCAAGAGAACCGCGGGCCGATGGCGGACCCGCGCGTGGTGACGGGCTTCAAGCCACAGACCAAGGAACTGGTGTACCAAGTGGTGGTGGACCGCAGCGAAGGCTGCCACCTGTGGGACATCGACGGCAACGAATATGTGGACATCCTCAGCGGCTTCGGCTCCTCCATGTTCGGCTACATGCCGGACTTCATCAAGAAGGAATGCCATGCGCAGTTGGACGCAGGCATCGAGATCGGACCGATGCATCCGTTGGCAGCGGACGTCTCCAAGCTGTTGTGCGAACTCACCGGACAGGATCGTGCCGCCGTGTGCAACACTGGATCGGAGGCCGTACTGGGCGCGATGCGCATGGCGCGGACGGTGACGGGGCGCAGCCTCATTATCGCGTTCAGCGGGAGCTACCACGGCATCAACGACGAGGTGATCGTGCGCGGCAGTAAGAGCCACAAGAGCTACGCCGGCGCACCGGGCATCATGCCCGAAGCGGTGGAGAACATGTTGATCTTGGACTACGGCACACCTGAGAGCTTGGAGATCATCAAGCAGCGTTGCCATGAAGCGGCCGCCGTGCTGGTGGAGCCGGTGCAGAGCCGCCGCATGGAATTCCGCCCGGTGGATTTCCTCCGCGAAGTGCGCGCGGTGACCAAGCAGCACGGCGCAGCGCTGATCTTCGACGAGGTGATCACCGGCTTCCGCATGCACCCAGGCGGTGCGCAGGCGTTGTTCGGCATCAAGGCGGACATCGGCACTTACGGAAAGGTGATCGGCGGCGGTATGCCGATCGGTGCCATGATCGGCAGCAGGCCATGGATGGACGCGCTGGACGGCGGCCCATGGCAGTTCGGCGACGACAGCGTGCCCGAGGCGGGCGTCACCTATTTCGCGGGCACCTTCGTCCGTCACCCGTTGACCATGGCCGCCGCGAAGGCGTCCTTGGTACACATGAAGGAGGAAGGCCCCGCGTTGCAGGAGCGGCTGAACACCATGACCGAGGACATGGTGGAACGTGCCAACGTACTCTTCGACCAGTATCAGCTCCCCTACCGCTGGGTGAATTTCGGCAGCGCATTCAAGACCAAGTACGATGAGAGCGTAGCCTATCCGGAGTTCTTCTTCCTGCTGATGCGCCTGCACGGCGTGCATGTGCTGGACTTTCCTCACTTCCTCACCACGGCACATACCGCGGCGGACGTGGAGTTCATTCTTTACGCCTTGGACCGGACCTGCAACGAACTGCGCGCCTCTGGCTTCATGCCGGAACGCACCTATCCGATCGAGGTGGTGAACAACACCTTGAACGGACACGCACGCAAACTGAGCGAGCGTGTGTTGGAGGCGGGCGAGCCGCCGGTGCCCGGGGCCCGCATAGGGAGAACGCCGAAGGGAGAACCCGGTTGGTTCATACCAAATGAGAAAGAGCCCGGAAAGTATGTTATGCTTGTGACCGAGGAAAAACAGTGA